The Canis aureus isolate CA01 chromosome 11, VMU_Caureus_v.1.0, whole genome shotgun sequence genome has a segment encoding these proteins:
- the SHISA8 gene encoding protein shisa-8: MERAGAPGLRGGGGGGGGGGGGGGGGGGGGGGPPGLRLALGLALLLARPPSGRAGAPEAQEPAAPATAAPAGGDRCRGYYDVMGQWDPPFNCSSGAYSFCCGTCGYRFCCHDGPRRLDQSRCSNYDTPAWVQTGRPPARARDATAPRDPGRERSHTAVYAVCGVAALLVLAGIGARLGLERAHSPRARRTVTRTLTELLKQPDSQEPLPPPLGPPLGSCVQVQMSDGPPRGSPNHTDRKRPNNMPLGSATPGPQRGPRLQGGVSMTLQPYAKYATLKAAALKVAEATPQDFYQRFPTAEAAPLTLPARAPRPREDLPALLDACPWAPPGYAPPAGLAPSGHYKAWVVGRQPRPTPRGHPAAQTSQASPGPQRPGHAPRRQFSVEKLPEAFSPQPPALYGSTGRGPRHLSTNSKAEVTV; this comes from the exons ATGGAGcgggccggggcgccggggctgcgcggcggcggcggcggcgggggcgggggcgggggcgggggcgggggcgggggcgggggcgggggcggcccgccGGGGCTCCGGCTCGCGCTCGGGCTGGCGCTGCTGCTGGCGCGGCCGCCGTCGGGCCGCGCGGGGGCCCCCGAGGCGCAGGAGCCCGCGGCGCCCGCCACGGCGGCCCCGGCCGGGGGCGACCGCTGCCGCGGCTACTACGACGTGATGGGCCAGTGGGACCCGCCCTTCAACTGCAGCTCGGGCGCCTACAGCTTCTGCTGCGGCACGTGCGGCTACCGCTTCTGCTGCCACGACGGGCCGCGGCGCCTCGACCAGAGCCGCTGCTCCAACTACGACACGCCGGCCTGGGTGCAGACGGGCCGGCCACCCGCGCGCGCCCGCGACGCCACCGCGCCCCGGGACCCGGGCCGCGAGCGCAGCCACACGGCCGTCTACGCGGTGTGCGGCGTCGCTGCGCTGCTCGTGCTGGCCGGCATCGGGGCGCGCCTGGGCCTGGAGAGGGCGCACAGCCCGCGCGCGCGGCGCACGGTGACCAG GACACTCACAGAACTTCTAAAGCAGCCGGACTCCCAGGAGCCACTGCCTCCACCTCTGGGCCCACCTCTGGGTAGCTGTGTCCAGGTGCAGATGAGTGATGGccccccccggggctcccccAACCACACAG aCAGGAAGCGCCCCAACAACATGCCCCTGGGGTCAGCGACCCCCGGCCCCCAGCgtggccccaggctgcagggcgGGGTCAGCATGACGCTGCAGCCCTATGCCAAGTACGCCACCCTCAAGGCCGCAGCGCTCAAGGTCGCAG AAGCCACCCCACAGGACTTCTACCAGCGTTTCCCCACGGCCGAAGCTGCCCCGCTGACCCTCCCGGCgcgggccccgcggccccgcgagGACTTGCCTGCGCTGCTCGACGCCTGCCCCTGGGCCCCGCCGGGCTACGCGCCCCCCGCCGGCCTTGCCCCGTCGGGCCACTACAAGGCCTGGGTCGTCGGCCGCCAGCCCCGGCCCACCCCCCGTGGCCACCCGGCGGCTCAGACCTCCCAGGCCTCCCCGGGGCCCCAGAGGCCCGGCCACGCGCCCCGGCGCCAGTTCAGCGTGGAGAAGCTGCCTGAAGCCTTCAGCCCGCAGCCCCCTGCCCTTTATGGCAGCACCGGCCGCGGGCCCCGGCACCTGAGCACTAACAGCAAAGCCGAGGTCACCGTGTGA